In Musa acuminata AAA Group cultivar baxijiao chromosome BXJ2-8, Cavendish_Baxijiao_AAA, whole genome shotgun sequence, one genomic interval encodes:
- the LOC135618521 gene encoding UDP-glucuronate 4-epimerase 6-like, translated as MMASPPDTSKSSKLERYNSYLLRRVSSAKLIAASSHLLFRATILAALILIFLFLLHYPPLLLSSSHYSSSSPHSNHRSLLSSGSYGGGYWERDVRRSAAPRRPDGLSVLVTGAAGFVGTHCSLALKRRGDGVVGLDNFNAYYDPALKRSRQALLSSHGVLVLEADINDGALLAKLFDVVPFSHVLHLAAQAGVRYATRNPQSYVASNVAGLVSLFEVAAKHADPQPAVVWASSSSVYGLNTEAPFSEIHRTDRPASLYAATKKAGEAIAHTYNHIYGLSITGLRFFTVYGPWGRPDMAYFSFTKSILSGKPITLFRMPDGTAVQRDFTYIDDVVKGCLGALNTAKKSTGVPGGGKKRGPAQLRVYNLGNTSPVPVAEMVSILEHLLGKKAKKNVVTLPQNGDVPFTHANVSLAKTDFGYRPTTDLATGLRKFVKWYVEYYGVQTPKVVNKDAGEEEKEEEGAAASA; from the coding sequence ATGATGGCTTCTCCGCCGGACACGAGTAAGAGCTCCAAGCTGGAGCGCTACAACAGCTACCTCCTCCGCCGCGTCAGCAGCGCCAAGCTCATCGCGGCCTCCTCCCACCTCCTCTTCCGCGCCACCATCCTTGCCGCCCtcatcctcatcttcctcttcctcctccattaccctcctctcctcctctccaGCTCCCActactcctcctcctctccgcACTCCAACCACCGCAGTCTCCTCTCCTCTGGCTCCTATGGCGGCGGCTACTGGGAGCGGGACGTCCGCCGCTCCGCTGCACCCCGCCGCCCTGATGGCCTATCCGTCCTCGTCACCGGCGCCGCTGGATTCGTCGGTACCCATTGCTCCCTCGCGCTGAAGCGGCGGGGCGACGGCGTGGTCGGCCTCGACAACTTCAACGCCTACTACGACCCCGCACTCAAGCGATCCCGCCAGGCCCTCCTCTCTAGTCACGGCGTCCTCGTCCTCGAGGCGGACATTAATGACGGCGCACTCCTCGCGAAACTGTTCGACGTTGTTCCCTTCTCCCACGTCCTCCACCTGGCTGCCCAGGCCGGAGTCCGCTACGCCACTCGCAACCCCCAGTCTTATGTAGCCTCCAACGTCGCCGGCCTCGTCTCCCTCTTCGAGGTCGCCGCCAAGCACGCCGACCCCCAGCCAGCCGTCGTctgggcctcctcctcctccgtctacGGACTCAACACCGAGGCCCCCTTCTCCGAGATCCACCGCACCGACCGCCCCGCCTCCCTCTACGCCGCTACGAAGAAGGCCGGCGAGGCCATCGCCCACACCTACAACCACATCTACGGCCTCTCCATCACTGGCCTCCGCTTCTTCACCGTCTACGGCCCCTGGGGCCGCCCCGACATGGCTTACTTCTCCTTCACCAAGAGCATCCTCTCCGGGAAGCCCATCACCCTCTTCCGGATGCCCGACGGCACCGCCGTGCAACGCGACTTCACCTACATCGACGACGTCGTCAAGGGCTGCCTCGGCGCCCTCAACACCGCCAAAAAGAGCACGGGCGTCCCCGGCGGCGGCAAGAAGCGGGGCCCGGCCCAGCTCAGGGTATACAACCTCGGCAACACCTCTCCGGTGCCGGTGGCGGAGATGGTAAGCATCCTGGAGCACCTGCTTGGGAAGAAAGCCAAGAAGAACGTCGTCACGCTGCCGCAGAACGGCGACGTGCCCTTCACGCACGCCAATGTCAGCTTGGCTAAGACGGACTTCGGGTACCGGCCGACCACCGACCTCGCCACCGGGCTGAGGAAGTTCGTGAAGTGGTACGTCGAGTACTACGGTGTACAGACTCCCAAAGTGGTCAACAAGGATGccggagaggaggagaaggaagaagagggggcGGCAGCGTCGGCGTGA